The Enterococcus rotai genome includes a window with the following:
- a CDS encoding ABC transporter permease/substrate-binding protein yields the protein MGKLIETFIARKEDFIQAVVEHIQLSLLSLLIAILIAIPLAILLTNYKKVAEFVLQITGIFQTIPSLALLGLLIPVIGIGSPPAIVALVIYALFPILQNTYTGLTEIDPSLEEAAEAFGMNKREKLIKFELQLALPYIISGIRTATVMIIGTATLAALIGAGGLGTFILLGIDRNNVYLILIGAISSAVLAVLFNFGIHLLEKATVKRIVAAFMVLLALLVGSFVYTHQEAEQKEITVAGKLGAEPDILINMYKELIEANSDIHVNLKSNFGKTSFLFNALKSGEIDVYPEFTGTVLETFLKDNKNTSNDPREVYEYARDQIKKQENMDYLEPMRYQNTYAVAVKRSFAEENGLKTIEDLKKVESQLKAGFTLEFIDREDGYKGLQKLYNLNLDVKSMEPSLRYQAINNGDVNVVDAYSTDSELKQYDLVILKDNKQLFPPYQGAPLLKAETLEKYPELKELLQPLVGKITEEEMSEMNYQVNVEQKDPATVAHDYLVDHGMLEK from the coding sequence ATGGGAAAACTGATTGAAACATTCATTGCCCGTAAAGAAGACTTTATTCAAGCGGTCGTCGAACATATCCAACTATCGTTATTATCATTATTGATTGCGATTCTTATCGCAATTCCGTTAGCAATTCTACTGACGAATTACAAAAAAGTCGCTGAATTTGTTCTGCAAATTACAGGGATTTTCCAAACGATTCCGTCACTCGCTTTATTAGGGTTATTGATTCCAGTTATTGGGATTGGCAGTCCGCCAGCTATTGTGGCGTTAGTGATTTATGCCCTATTTCCGATTTTACAAAATACCTATACAGGCTTGACTGAAATCGATCCTTCGTTGGAAGAAGCAGCCGAAGCGTTTGGGATGAATAAACGGGAAAAACTAATCAAGTTTGAGTTGCAGTTAGCGTTACCTTATATCATTTCAGGGATTCGCACAGCCACCGTTATGATCATTGGAACAGCAACACTAGCGGCTTTGATTGGTGCAGGAGGTCTCGGAACATTCATTTTACTTGGAATCGACCGAAACAATGTGTACCTGATCTTGATTGGGGCAATTTCTTCCGCTGTTTTAGCAGTCTTGTTTAACTTTGGAATCCATTTATTGGAGAAAGCCACAGTGAAACGAATTGTAGCTGCATTTATGGTGTTACTTGCTTTATTAGTGGGTTCATTTGTCTATACTCATCAAGAAGCAGAGCAAAAAGAAATCACGGTTGCAGGAAAATTAGGTGCAGAACCGGATATCCTGATCAATATGTATAAAGAATTAATTGAAGCAAATAGCGATATCCACGTAAACTTAAAATCAAACTTTGGGAAAACCAGTTTCCTATTTAATGCACTAAAATCTGGTGAAATCGATGTCTACCCTGAATTTACAGGAACGGTTCTTGAAACATTTTTGAAGGATAATAAAAACACATCGAATGATCCAAGAGAAGTGTACGAATACGCGCGAGATCAAATCAAGAAACAAGAAAATATGGATTATCTCGAACCAATGCGTTATCAAAACACCTATGCGGTGGCAGTCAAACGATCATTTGCAGAAGAAAATGGGCTGAAAACAATTGAAGACTTGAAAAAAGTCGAAAGTCAGTTAAAAGCTGGTTTTACACTAGAATTTATCGATCGTGAAGATGGGTATAAAGGATTGCAAAAGTTGTATAACTTGAATTTAGATGTGAAGTCGATGGAACCATCGTTACGCTACCAAGCAATCAATAATGGGGATGTGAATGTAGTAGATGCCTATTCGACTGATAGTGAATTGAAGCAATATGATTTGGTGATTTTAAAAGATAATAAACAGCTATTTCCACCGTATCAAGGTGCGCCATTGCTGAAAGCTGAAACGCTTGAGAAATATCCGGAATTAAAAGAATTATTGCAGCCTTTAGTTGGTAAAATCACGGAAGAAGAAATGAGTGAGATGAATTATCAAGTCAATGTGGAGCAAAAAGATCCGGCGACCGTTGCACATGATTATTTGGTGGATCATGGGATGTTGGAAAAATAA
- a CDS encoding WxL domain-containing protein produces the protein MKKLFVLTLVSATALGFATIPASAAEVDKDTSDLGIQFDTDGPVKPGPGPYKDNLALVWTPSKFDFGKQKAVGNSSTYNNTVQGDQFIVVNDDRAGETNEQGVTTTSSWKVTATLSKLVSTDSSTTELPAKLTFGLDAPQAYTIGEVDTETNDFAPNPIEGNLSALIDPNNIVVGQNVALEAGNTSAVEVLGKTKTDSMKDGFATKLTDTKLVVTSSTGAEGKRFKGAVTWSLDNTY, from the coding sequence TTGAAAAAATTGTTTGTTTTAACATTAGTATCTGCAACCGCTTTGGGGTTTGCAACAATTCCGGCAAGTGCCGCTGAGGTCGATAAAGACACCTCTGATTTAGGTATCCAATTTGATACGGATGGTCCTGTAAAACCGGGACCTGGTCCATACAAAGATAATTTGGCATTGGTGTGGACACCATCCAAGTTTGATTTTGGGAAGCAAAAAGCAGTTGGAAATTCTTCTACTTATAATAATACAGTACAAGGAGATCAATTCATTGTCGTCAATGATGACCGCGCAGGGGAAACAAATGAACAAGGAGTAACAACAACGTCTAGCTGGAAAGTCACAGCAACACTGTCAAAACTTGTATCTACAGATAGTTCAACAACAGAACTGCCTGCTAAATTGACCTTTGGATTAGATGCACCACAAGCTTACACTATTGGGGAAGTAGATACGGAGACAAATGACTTTGCCCCAAACCCAATTGAAGGGAATTTAAGTGCACTTATCGATCCAAACAACATTGTGGTTGGTCAAAATGTAGCTCTAGAAGCAGGAAATACATCTGCTGTTGAAGTGTTAGGGAAAACCAAGACAGATTCAATGAAGGACGGTTTCGCAACAAAATTAACAGATACAAAGTTAGTTGTTACGTCAAGTACTGGCGCAGAGGGTAAGAGATTTAAAGGTGCCGTAACATGGAGCCTAGATAACACATATTAA
- the argR gene encoding arginine repressor: MKKADRQRLIKQLITENEIETQDDLIALLEQSGVKATQATVSRDVREMSIVKTHGSDGRVKYALFSQQQASSSEEKLKASVKDSVIRMERVQFMVIVHTDMGAADVVTNFLDEVSYEEIAGTVAGVDTIIIIARSEDDAVAVVERFEVMMD, translated from the coding sequence ATGAAAAAAGCAGACCGACAACGGTTGATCAAGCAACTGATCACAGAAAATGAAATAGAAACCCAAGACGACCTGATTGCACTTCTTGAACAATCTGGTGTCAAAGCAACCCAAGCAACTGTTTCAAGAGATGTACGGGAAATGAGCATCGTTAAAACGCATGGCTCAGATGGTCGAGTGAAGTATGCTTTATTCTCTCAACAACAAGCATCTAGCAGTGAGGAAAAACTAAAAGCATCTGTGAAAGATTCAGTGATTCGCATGGAACGGGTTCAATTTATGGTAATCGTTCATACCGATATGGGCGCAGCAGATGTCGTCACTAATTTTTTAGATGAAGTCAGTTATGAAGAAATTGCAGGAACGGTCGCAGGAGTGGATACAATCATTATTATTGCTCGTTCGGAAGATGACGCAGTAGCTGTTGTTGAACGTTTTGAAGTGATGATGGATTAA
- a CDS encoding phosphomannomutase/phosphoglucomutase, with the protein MDLKALQNGSDIRGIAVEHEEKIANLTPAQVGKIAVGMVHWLRDEKNLADKQQSGKLRIGIGHDSRISADSLKQALIDSFVEQNVEVIDFGLATTPAMFMATQFPQYDCDAAIMITASHLPYYFNGLKLFTKSGGAEKADIAYILEHTDGPALVAKGSVTKYSILEDYSADLTDKIRKGMKTTDEKPLAGFHIIVDAGNGAGGFFAEKVLAKLGADITGSQFLEPDGMFPNHIPNPDNKEAMASIQQAVLKSKADLGVIFDTDVDRSAVVDASGEVINRNNLIAVLATIVLAENPGSSIVTNSPTSSHLKEFIESKGGKQVRYISGYRNVINKMIELNDEGINTQLAIETSGHAAFKENYYLDDGAYVIAKILMLLPTLKKEGSTLGDLISSLKQPTETQELRFEILAGNVRDYGEQVIRDLSGFVGSQRGMKIDPENHEGIRVNVYDEYGSGWFLLRMSLHEPLLVLQVENDQAGMNQKVLEELAGFFEGYKQLDLAKLTEALGK; encoded by the coding sequence ATGGATTTGAAAGCGTTACAAAACGGGTCAGATATAAGAGGAATAGCAGTAGAGCATGAGGAAAAAATAGCGAACTTAACACCAGCGCAAGTCGGGAAAATTGCAGTCGGAATGGTTCATTGGCTTCGTGATGAGAAAAACTTAGCTGACAAACAGCAATCGGGAAAATTGAGAATCGGTATTGGTCATGATAGCCGGATTTCAGCAGATAGCCTAAAACAAGCCTTGATCGACAGCTTTGTTGAGCAAAATGTCGAAGTCATAGACTTTGGTTTAGCGACAACGCCAGCTATGTTTATGGCTACGCAATTTCCGCAATATGATTGTGATGCGGCAATTATGATCACAGCTAGTCACTTACCTTATTATTTTAATGGCTTAAAGCTGTTCACTAAATCTGGTGGAGCGGAAAAAGCGGACATTGCTTATATCTTAGAACACACTGATGGACCTGCGCTTGTAGCAAAAGGCTCAGTAACCAAATACTCGATTTTAGAGGATTACTCTGCTGATTTAACCGATAAAATTCGTAAAGGCATGAAAACGACAGACGAGAAACCACTAGCAGGTTTTCATATTATAGTCGATGCTGGTAATGGCGCAGGCGGTTTCTTTGCGGAAAAAGTCTTAGCAAAACTTGGCGCAGACATTACAGGTTCACAATTTTTAGAACCTGACGGTATGTTTCCTAATCATATTCCTAATCCTGATAATAAAGAAGCAATGGCAAGCATCCAACAAGCTGTTTTGAAAAGTAAGGCTGATTTAGGAGTGATTTTTGATACGGACGTGGACCGCTCAGCAGTGGTAGATGCATCTGGTGAAGTCATTAACCGAAATAATTTGATTGCGGTCTTAGCGACGATTGTTTTGGCTGAAAATCCTGGTAGCAGTATTGTGACAAACTCACCAACTTCAAGCCATCTGAAAGAGTTTATAGAATCAAAAGGTGGCAAACAAGTGCGTTATATTTCTGGTTATCGTAATGTAATCAACAAAATGATTGAACTCAATGATGAGGGAATCAATACTCAATTAGCGATAGAAACAAGTGGACACGCCGCTTTTAAAGAAAACTATTATTTAGATGATGGTGCCTATGTTATTGCTAAAATTTTGATGTTGTTGCCTACCTTAAAAAAAGAAGGATCAACACTCGGTGATTTGATCAGTTCATTAAAACAACCGACAGAAACCCAAGAATTACGTTTTGAAATTCTAGCAGGAAATGTCCGTGATTATGGTGAACAGGTGATACGAGATTTAAGTGGTTTTGTCGGGAGTCAACGAGGGATGAAAATCGATCCTGAAAATCATGAAGGAATTAGGGTAAATGTTTATGATGAATATGGCAGTGGTTGGTTCTTACTAAGGATGAGTTTACATGAACCATTGTTAGTTTTACAAGTTGAAAATGATCAAGCTGGAATGAATCAAAAGGTTTTAGAAGAATTAGCAGGTTTCTTTGAAGGATATAAACAATTGGACTTAGCGAAACTCACTGAAGCATTGGGGAAATAG
- a CDS encoding MSCRAMM family protein, translating to MRKFQYISRFILVVILVSQMIFSPQVVQALDRAVFVEELDLASEKNMDVTTTRKKSAEEPFGQKINSESNKEELKTNQEYKVELSGPANLSVSSNGTYEIMVKSMATPQNTLDDVVLNVYIPEGYEYDEVVQNSYIMESNYDSDQRLLTIKLNNLAQAVVNFSFTVTHVDDAAKYPNIEKTFFVKGTSTPLGNTPSDETITKIIGDIDYKVNKSYSVPPASNNRTVTYAFNIVSEGEPLNQFITKSQKITDKLPIGVEIISTNDSSGIWEISGDSSTGIEAVWSRNADYGPNSTLLGDQPSITVNYPKENFPDYTKPPTNTAELSLIDKDNQNYDGKPGNVQSLGFLPTSGSTLGIEKKASDGSGNSPWYSGTWSRKFGISGSYGTNTVDKIKELTITDSAYEYSNQEFWNHVNLYLLNVSFNSVLQVEDLPYTVEYQTTENDTWHVGASGTTANNTQFAFATIGSINWQNAAYKIFLPKDEIIAGFRVKVGDKNGEAKIPPTSQIDVDTFLIPIYKDFKTKIGDGEKDYQNTAAISGVDEDGRDINPATAVFEKKIKDSVPIATTVKAPSSFKTGDSVYYTAYINNLSPTDSYNEGRMKVVLPTGVFLDTTKTIERVSAYLPAPYLDIEIPKIGKGVSVTTDFIGGQNETEPVQQVVCFNFNPPLPLTRGAGLASDRWAEGFGYTIPVTITNSAYKANKTGAKVESWAYIEDPLYDQVPNANFRTYITDDSNDFDLNRDKIAYSSANSQVQSSGGLLLTKLSKADSDLEYQIDSQLEVGEQGSWKLLIENTLAGTVTDLKLFDKLPQAEFETKLAGPIISSNTNVKIEYSSNASDYDTGDWTNNWKDATAFRISLDQLEIDSSLKIIVPTKIPSSARANQKIKNSFSTSLSFNNKNISFVSNEASMAVKNFPGKILLEKIDKDTKNTLQGAVFELQNKNGEIVQSNLMTNESGELVVNGLAPGDYQFIEQKAPVGYELDQTPLTFTIEKGQTVASKISAVNKRTKGSILLEKVDEDTKQPLSGAVFELQDENHQVIEKNMITDQTGRLVINDLSPGIYYVVETSAPKGYTLNNEPIRFEVNDKTHPEQVITITNKAKNYALRVIKKDKQDDAVLSGAVFNVYDSKGTLIQKNLKTDKNGVFTLENLKEGQYQLKEITPPKGYQIDTKPIDFTIREGNRTVSINVYNSRLESADAVQNQSTSSTQLPETGEQKSFCLIFMELTIILLGGTVMIRKNSKKNKL from the coding sequence GTGAGAAAATTTCAATATATATCTAGGTTTATTCTGGTAGTTATACTAGTTAGTCAGATGATTTTTTCGCCGCAGGTAGTACAGGCTTTAGATAGGGCCGTTTTTGTTGAAGAGCTTGACCTAGCTAGCGAAAAAAATATGGATGTGACAACGACAAGAAAAAAAAGCGCAGAAGAACCCTTTGGACAAAAAATCAATAGTGAGAGTAACAAAGAAGAATTAAAAACCAATCAAGAATACAAAGTAGAACTAAGCGGTCCGGCAAACTTATCAGTAAGTTCAAACGGTACATATGAGATAATGGTAAAATCTATGGCAACGCCTCAAAATACGTTAGATGATGTTGTATTAAATGTTTATATACCTGAAGGATATGAATATGACGAGGTTGTTCAAAATAGTTATATTATGGAGAGTAATTACGATTCAGATCAAAGGCTTTTAACAATTAAATTGAATAACTTAGCTCAAGCGGTCGTTAATTTTAGCTTCACAGTCACACATGTTGATGATGCAGCTAAATATCCAAATATAGAGAAAACATTTTTTGTCAAAGGAACAAGTACTCCTTTGGGCAATACGCCTTCAGATGAAACTATCACAAAAATCATAGGTGACATTGACTATAAAGTTAATAAATCCTATAGCGTGCCGCCAGCTAGTAACAATCGAACGGTTACTTATGCTTTCAATATTGTCTCTGAAGGGGAGCCTTTAAATCAATTCATTACAAAGTCACAAAAAATTACTGATAAACTACCTATTGGTGTAGAAATAATTAGTACAAATGATTCATCTGGTATTTGGGAAATATCTGGTGATAGTTCTACAGGTATCGAAGCAGTGTGGTCCCGAAATGCTGATTATGGTCCAAACTCAACTTTATTAGGCGATCAGCCTTCGATAACTGTGAACTATCCTAAAGAAAATTTTCCGGATTACACGAAACCGCCTACTAATACTGCTGAACTATCATTAATAGATAAGGATAATCAAAATTATGATGGCAAACCAGGAAATGTTCAAAGTTTAGGATTTTTACCTACATCTGGAAGCACTCTGGGCATAGAAAAAAAAGCTTCAGACGGGAGTGGTAACTCACCATGGTATTCTGGAACATGGTCGAGAAAATTTGGTATATCAGGTAGCTATGGTACTAATACTGTGGATAAAATAAAAGAACTCACAATTACCGATTCTGCATATGAATACAGTAACCAAGAATTTTGGAATCATGTAAATCTGTATCTTCTAAATGTTAGCTTTAATTCAGTACTGCAGGTAGAGGATTTACCTTATACTGTTGAATATCAAACAACTGAAAATGATACATGGCATGTCGGGGCATCAGGAACAACAGCAAATAATACACAGTTTGCTTTTGCGACTATAGGAAGTATAAATTGGCAAAATGCTGCTTACAAAATATTTTTACCTAAAGATGAAATTATTGCGGGATTTCGTGTGAAAGTGGGAGACAAAAATGGAGAGGCGAAAATTCCACCTACAAGTCAAATCGATGTTGATACTTTTTTAATTCCAATCTATAAAGATTTTAAAACTAAAATAGGCGACGGAGAAAAAGACTATCAAAATACTGCAGCTATTTCTGGTGTTGATGAAGATGGACGAGACATTAATCCAGCAACAGCTGTTTTCGAAAAAAAAATAAAGGATAGTGTACCAATCGCTACAACAGTTAAAGCGCCGAGTAGTTTTAAAACGGGTGATTCAGTGTACTATACTGCCTATATAAATAATCTAAGTCCAACCGATAGTTATAATGAAGGGCGTATGAAAGTTGTATTGCCTACAGGAGTGTTTTTGGATACTACAAAAACAATTGAGCGAGTTTCAGCATATTTACCAGCGCCATATCTTGACATAGAAATACCCAAGATTGGTAAAGGAGTATCCGTAACAACTGATTTTATAGGTGGTCAGAATGAAACAGAACCTGTGCAACAAGTTGTTTGTTTCAATTTTAATCCACCACTTCCTTTAACTAGAGGAGCTGGGCTAGCTTCTGACAGATGGGCAGAGGGGTTTGGGTATACTATTCCAGTTACCATAACTAATAGTGCATATAAGGCAAATAAAACTGGAGCGAAAGTTGAGTCATGGGCGTACATTGAAGACCCACTTTATGACCAAGTTCCAAATGCTAATTTTAGAACATATATTACCGATGATAGTAATGATTTTGATTTGAATCGTGATAAGATAGCGTATAGTTCAGCGAATTCTCAAGTGCAGTCCAGTGGTGGTCTTTTACTTACGAAGCTGAGTAAAGCTGATTCTGATCTGGAATATCAGATAGATAGTCAGCTTGAAGTTGGAGAACAGGGTAGTTGGAAATTGTTGATTGAAAATACATTAGCGGGAACTGTGACTGACTTGAAATTATTTGATAAACTACCTCAAGCTGAATTCGAAACAAAATTAGCCGGCCCAATAATTTCGAGTAATACGAATGTTAAGATTGAATACTCGAGTAACGCAAGTGATTATGATACTGGTGATTGGACAAACAATTGGAAGGATGCAACGGCTTTTAGGATCTCTCTTGATCAATTAGAAATTGATTCTTCTCTAAAAATCATAGTACCAACAAAAATTCCATCAAGTGCCAGAGCAAATCAAAAAATAAAGAATAGCTTTTCTACTAGTTTGAGCTTCAACAATAAAAATATTTCTTTTGTATCAAATGAGGCGAGTATGGCTGTCAAAAACTTTCCAGGTAAGATTTTATTAGAAAAAATAGATAAAGACACTAAAAATACTTTACAAGGCGCTGTTTTTGAACTCCAAAATAAAAACGGTGAAATAGTGCAAAGCAACTTAATGACTAACGAATCAGGGGAGCTAGTGGTTAATGGTCTTGCTCCTGGTGACTATCAATTTATAGAGCAAAAAGCACCTGTTGGCTATGAATTGGATCAAACGCCATTAACATTTACGATTGAAAAAGGACAAACAGTAGCGTCTAAGATTTCTGCAGTAAACAAGAGAACAAAAGGGAGTATTTTACTGGAAAAAGTGGATGAAGATACGAAACAGCCATTGTCAGGAGCAGTTTTTGAATTGCAAGACGAAAATCATCAAGTAATAGAAAAAAATATGATCACTGATCAGACAGGAAGACTTGTGATAAATGATTTATCTCCAGGTATCTATTATGTTGTAGAAACGAGTGCTCCTAAAGGGTATACGTTAAATAATGAACCAATTAGGTTTGAGGTGAATGATAAAACTCATCCAGAACAGGTCATTACAATTACAAACAAAGCAAAAAATTATGCTTTGAGAGTGATAAAAAAAGATAAACAAGATGATGCAGTTCTTAGCGGAGCGGTCTTCAACGTATATGATAGTAAAGGGACACTCATTCAAAAAAACTTGAAAACTGATAAAAATGGTGTATTTACTCTGGAAAACTTGAAGGAAGGTCAATATCAATTAAAAGAAATTACTCCTCCTAAAGGTTATCAAATTGATACAAAACCAATTGATTTTACTATAAGAGAAGGGAATAGGACTGTCAGTATCAATGTTTATAATAGCCGTTTGGAGAGTGCTGACGCTGTCCAAAATCAATCAACAAGTTCAACTCAATTGCCGGAAACTGGAGAACAAAAGTCGTTTTGTTTAATTTTTATGGAATTAACTATCATTTTACTAGGAGGAACAGTGATGATTAGAAAGAATAGCAAGAAAAATAAACTATAA
- a CDS encoding winged helix family transcriptional regulator produces MYNIGYIDLSGTNSDQYINVLSKECKLTHYDASVFEECPVDIDGFLILDGDGESFFQISDYILKIRRQSKSFIWIVSQRLDNIAKVVFLKMGADDNFCKEQTIEEFHLKILNSLKRKQGTLEKNKLEMKGISTKVKRNHKSIDLNDRKLTLTINDQDIELTNIEFKIMAILIEKRKQVVTYEELFEGVWGQNYSGVNYRIANIIFHIREKIEKSGLNMICIKTIRSKGYLLT; encoded by the coding sequence ATGTACAATATAGGCTATATAGACTTATCTGGAACTAACTCAGATCAGTACATAAATGTTTTGTCTAAAGAGTGTAAGTTGACACATTATGACGCATCAGTTTTTGAAGAATGTCCCGTAGACATAGATGGCTTTTTAATATTAGATGGAGATGGTGAATCATTTTTTCAAATTAGTGATTACATTTTAAAAATCAGAAGACAATCCAAATCATTTATTTGGATTGTCTCGCAACGATTAGATAACATTGCAAAAGTTGTATTTTTAAAAATGGGAGCAGATGATAATTTCTGTAAGGAACAAACAATTGAAGAATTCCACTTGAAAATTTTGAATTCATTGAAAAGAAAACAAGGAACACTTGAGAAAAATAAGCTTGAGATGAAGGGGATTTCTACAAAAGTTAAACGCAACCACAAATCAATAGACCTCAATGATCGCAAGTTAACTTTGACAATCAATGACCAAGATATTGAATTAACGAATATTGAATTTAAAATAATGGCTATCCTGATAGAAAAACGAAAACAAGTAGTAACGTATGAAGAGTTGTTTGAAGGAGTTTGGGGACAGAATTATTCTGGTGTTAACTACAGAATTGCCAATATAATTTTTCATATTAGAGAAAAAATAGAAAAAAGTGGGCTGAACATGATTTGCATAAAAACAATCCGCTCAAAAGGCTATCTGCTGACGTAA
- a CDS encoding CPBP family intramembrane glutamic endopeptidase, which produces MKLKQTIIPICITFVFMCLTYLLVVKILGTGVAIGKYNVSSMLILEAVLITPFIEEIVFRYCFINSHKIYVMIIQMLLSSIWFMYGHAAAANYNYILLIPYFVLGVLLSLVYIRKHNIWYSILVHASYNFVIIALSVISN; this is translated from the coding sequence GTGAAACTAAAGCAAACGATTATTCCAATTTGCATTACATTTGTATTTATGTGTTTAACATATCTACTTGTAGTTAAAATCTTAGGTACAGGTGTAGCTATCGGGAAATACAATGTGAGCTCTATGTTAATTTTAGAAGCAGTTCTTATTACACCATTTATTGAAGAGATAGTTTTTCGATATTGCTTTATTAACTCTCATAAAATCTATGTGATGATCATTCAAATGCTACTATCTAGTATTTGGTTTATGTATGGTCATGCGGCAGCTGCGAATTACAATTATATATTATTGATTCCTTACTTTGTATTAGGTGTTCTCTTAAGTTTGGTTTATATAAGAAAACATAATATTTGGTACAGTATTTTGGTACATGCGAGCTATAACTTTGTGATCATCGCACTCTCTGTAATTAGTAACTAG
- a CDS encoding ABC transporter ATP-binding protein encodes MIDFQHVSKKYNGQSVLEDFDISIEDGEFFVLVGPSGSGKTTTLKMINRLIEPTDGDIYFNDQRLIEYNLKELRLTIGYVLQQIALFPNLTVAENIELIPEMKHWSKAKRRERTEELLRKVSLPPEEYLHRKPAELSGGEQQRIGILRAIAAKPDIILMDEPFSALDPISRGQLQLLIKELHKELASTVVFVTHDMNEALLLGDRICVMKDGKIVQTDTPEAIKSHPTNEFVAQFFQHEHTNLENYCAEDLVTAGFVEDGQVESDTTVTVETDLPTVIRLLVEGKTVVLVDEDGPIGEITDRTILRFLETKIEGDQ; translated from the coding sequence ATGATTGATTTTCAACACGTATCCAAAAAATATAATGGACAATCCGTCTTAGAAGACTTTGACATTTCAATTGAAGATGGGGAATTTTTTGTATTAGTCGGACCAAGTGGTAGCGGGAAAACCACGACCTTAAAAATGATCAATCGCTTGATCGAACCGACCGATGGGGATATTTATTTTAACGATCAAAGACTGATTGAGTACAATTTAAAAGAACTAAGATTAACAATTGGCTATGTGCTTCAACAAATCGCACTATTTCCCAATCTGACTGTCGCTGAAAACATCGAGTTGATTCCAGAAATGAAACATTGGAGCAAAGCCAAAAGACGGGAAAGAACGGAAGAATTACTAAGAAAAGTTAGTTTACCGCCAGAAGAATACCTCCATCGAAAACCAGCTGAATTATCTGGAGGCGAACAACAACGGATCGGAATCTTACGAGCGATTGCAGCCAAACCAGATATTATTTTAATGGACGAACCGTTTAGTGCCTTAGATCCGATTTCAAGAGGGCAATTACAATTGTTGATCAAAGAGCTGCATAAGGAATTAGCCAGCACCGTTGTTTTTGTGACCCATGATATGAATGAGGCTCTACTATTAGGCGATCGAATTTGTGTGATGAAAGACGGTAAAATCGTTCAAACAGATACGCCAGAAGCCATCAAAAGTCATCCGACCAATGAATTTGTAGCGCAGTTCTTTCAACATGAGCATACCAATTTGGAGAATTATTGTGCAGAAGATTTAGTAACCGCTGGATTTGTAGAGGATGGACAAGTTGAGAGTGATACCACTGTGACTGTAGAAACAGATTTACCAACGGTGATTCGCTTACTGGTAGAAGGAAAAACTGTTGTATTAGTCGATGAAGATGGTCCAATCGGTGAAATCACAGATCGAACGATTCTACGCTTTTTAGAGACAAAGATAGAAGGTGATCAATAA